The Mesobacillus jeotgali genome window below encodes:
- the secG gene encoding preprotein translocase subunit SecG — protein MHTLLVVLLVIVSIALIGVVLLQSGKSAGLSGAISGGAEQLFGKQKARGLDLVLHRVTIVLSVLFFVLTIAVTYFEL, from the coding sequence ATGCATACATTGTTAGTTGTTCTTTTAGTGATCGTCAGCATTGCTCTTATTGGAGTTGTTCTTCTTCAATCAGGCAAGAGTGCTGGTCTGTCCGGTGCGATTTCCGGCGGCGCTGAGCAATTGTTCGGCAAGCAGAAGGCAAGAGGTCTTGACCTTGTGCTGCACCGTGTTACGATCGTGTTGTCTGTTTTATTCTTTGTCTTGACTATTGCCGTTACTTATTTCGAACTATAA